In Kineococcus sp. NBC_00420, a single genomic region encodes these proteins:
- a CDS encoding flotillin family protein: MFGYRIPQPDEALLISGRRARDGGETPFRIVTGHGVFVVPVLRRASTLTLAMQEAEVDEDCYTTQGLAVHVRAVIAFKVGDDPESITKSARRFRRDQRQMPALVGRIFSGHLRSIVGSMTVESIIRDQQALAENIMSASKPELARIGLIVDSLQISQIDDKDAGYIAALAKPHQAEVNKAAAVAAARAAQQAAAAEQESARNQAEYARQTAIVRAQYQAEVDAEQRKAAAAGPLADATAQQAVIEAQQEVARRNGELRREQLTAEVVRPAEAEAARVRIAAEADADAIRRRAEAAASSDRIALEQRLIELLPEMVRAAGAGLGGANVTVLNGATGLNEVVAQLAGQGSAVLRSVLEGFEFSDRAKDGSREEAEPRTRAQLEP; this comes from the coding sequence ATGTTCGGGTACCGCATCCCGCAGCCGGACGAGGCGCTGCTGATCTCCGGCCGCCGCGCCCGCGACGGTGGAGAAACCCCCTTCCGGATCGTCACCGGCCACGGTGTCTTCGTGGTCCCCGTCCTGCGTCGCGCCAGCACGCTGACCCTGGCGATGCAGGAGGCGGAGGTCGACGAGGACTGCTACACGACGCAGGGTCTGGCCGTCCACGTCCGCGCGGTGATCGCGTTCAAGGTCGGCGACGACCCGGAGAGCATCACCAAGTCCGCGCGGCGTTTCCGCCGCGACCAGCGACAGATGCCGGCCCTGGTCGGTCGGATCTTCTCCGGGCACCTGCGTTCCATCGTCGGGAGCATGACGGTGGAGAGCATCATCCGCGACCAACAGGCGCTGGCGGAGAACATCATGAGCGCCTCCAAACCCGAACTGGCTCGGATCGGCCTGATCGTCGACTCGCTGCAGATCAGCCAGATCGACGACAAGGACGCCGGGTACATCGCCGCGCTGGCGAAACCCCACCAGGCGGAGGTCAACAAGGCCGCGGCCGTCGCGGCGGCGCGGGCGGCGCAGCAGGCGGCTGCGGCGGAGCAGGAGAGCGCGCGCAACCAGGCCGAGTACGCCCGCCAGACCGCGATCGTGCGCGCCCAGTACCAGGCCGAGGTCGACGCCGAGCAGCGCAAGGCCGCCGCCGCCGGCCCGCTCGCCGACGCCACGGCCCAGCAGGCGGTCATCGAGGCCCAGCAGGAGGTCGCCCGCCGCAACGGTGAACTCCGGCGGGAACAGTTGACGGCCGAGGTCGTCCGGCCCGCCGAGGCGGAGGCCGCCCGGGTCCGGATCGCCGCGGAGGCGGACGCCGACGCGATCCGCCGCCGCGCCGAGGCCGCGGCCAGCAGCGACCGGATCGCCCTGGAACAACGGCTCATCGAGTTGCTGCCCGAGATGGTCCGCGCGGCCGGCGCCGGTCTGGGCGGTGCGAACGTCACCGTCCTCAACGGCGCGACCGGGCTGAACGAGGTCGTCGCGCAACTGGCCGGCCAGGGTTCCGCGGTGTTGCGGTCGGTGCTCGAGGGTTTCGAGTTCAGCGACCGCGCGAAGGACGGGTCCCGCGAGGAGGCCGAACCCCGCACCCGGGCCCAGCTCGAGCCGTGA
- a CDS encoding PIN domain-containing protein, translating to MDTSVVIAGDIGPLPGELAISSATLAELHFGVLVTTDPAVRAERLRRLSLLQRRFDALPLDEAVAASYGQLAAAVAAAGRQPRGRTMDLLIAATAHAHDARLYTRNATDLKGADELVEVIAV from the coding sequence ATGGACACCAGCGTCGTCATCGCCGGGGACATCGGCCCACTCCCCGGGGAACTGGCGATCAGCTCTGCGACCTTGGCCGAACTGCACTTCGGAGTCCTGGTCACGACCGACCCGGCAGTCCGCGCCGAACGCCTTCGCCGGCTGTCCCTCCTGCAGCGACGGTTCGACGCCCTCCCCCTGGACGAAGCCGTCGCCGCCAGCTACGGGCAACTGGCTGCCGCAGTCGCCGCCGCAGGACGGCAACCACGCGGTCGCACGATGGACCTGCTCATCGCCGCCACCGCCCACGCGCACGACGCTCGCCTTTACACCCGCAACGCAACAGACCTCAAAGGGGCAGACGAACTCGTCGAGGTCATCGCCGTCTGA
- a CDS encoding type II toxin-antitoxin system Phd/YefM family antitoxin, whose protein sequence is MTVVGLRELRQQASDLVRRVEAGEEVTITVAGRASARLVPASNRSWRTWTDVEELFSGPADPTWEQDRDLIDSEVRDPWEPR, encoded by the coding sequence ATGACAGTCGTCGGTCTTCGCGAACTGCGCCAGCAAGCCTCCGACCTCGTCCGCCGCGTCGAAGCAGGCGAGGAGGTCACCATCACCGTGGCCGGCCGAGCCAGCGCCCGACTCGTACCCGCCAGCAACAGGTCCTGGCGCACCTGGACCGATGTCGAGGAACTGTTCTCCGGCCCCGCCGACCCGACCTGGGAGCAGGACCGCGACCTCATCGACTCCGAGGTCCGCGACCCCTGGGAACCACGGTGA
- a CDS encoding nuclear transport factor 2 family protein yields the protein MAVDSVETPPATQPALLTVQAELQEREPIFHRPELGTSAEDLEQQMAPDFWEVGASGRCYSRHYVKDVLLRRYAAGEDDPWETSNFHCRDLGSSTYLLTYTLRQDRRLTRRVTAWRRAETGWQVLYHQGTIVTE from the coding sequence ATGGCTGTGGACAGTGTCGAGACGCCTCCCGCCACCCAACCAGCCCTCCTGACGGTGCAAGCCGAACTGCAAGAACGGGAGCCCATCTTCCACCGCCCCGAGCTGGGGACCAGCGCTGAGGACCTGGAACAGCAGATGGCCCCCGACTTCTGGGAAGTCGGCGCCTCGGGTCGCTGCTACAGCCGCCACTACGTCAAAGACGTCCTGTTACGCCGCTACGCCGCAGGCGAAGACGACCCGTGGGAAACCTCCAACTTCCACTGCCGCGACCTGGGCTCCAGCACCTACCTGCTCACCTACACGCTGCGCCAGGATCGACGCCTCACTCGACGCGTCACGGCATGGCGTCGGGCCGAGACGGGCTGGCAGGTCCTGTACCACCAGGGCACCATCGTCACCGAATGA